Proteins from one Impatiens glandulifera chromosome 2, dImpGla2.1, whole genome shotgun sequence genomic window:
- the LOC124927540 gene encoding UDP-galactose transporter 1-like isoform X3: MDEGRLCQWTAVRSILAILQWWGFNVTVIIMNKWIFQILDFKFPLTVSCIHFICSSAGAYLVIKILKLKPLIVVEPEDRWRRIFPMSFVFCINIVLGNVSLRYIPVSFMQTIKSFTPATTVVLQWLFWSKHFDWRIWASLVPIVGGILLTSITELSFNMFGFSAALFGCLATSTKTILAESLLHGYKFDSINTVYYMAPFATMILAVPALLIEGSDLIIWLQSHTSIVPSLTIIFGSGVLAFCLNFSIFYVIHSTTAVTFNVAGNLKLQLHFHG; encoded by the exons ATGGACGAGGGACGGTTGTGTCAGTGGACGGCAGTTCGATCCATTCTAGCCATCCTTCAGTGGTGGGGGTTCAATGTCACTGTTATCATCATGAACAAATGGATCTTTCAG ATACTGGATTTTAAGTTTCCTTTAACTGTATCATGTATACACTTCATATGCTCCTCCGCTGGTGCATACTTagtgataaaaatattgaagCTTAAGCCATTGATAGTAGTTGAACCTGAAGATCGATGGAGAAGAATCTTCCCGATGTCATTTGTTTTCTGTATTAACATAGTTTTGGGAAATGTTAGCCTGCGCTACATCCCCGTTTCCTTTATGCAGACCATAAAGTCATTTACTCCAGCAACAACAG TTGTATTACAGTGGCTATTTTGGAGTAAGCACTTTGACTGGAGGATATGGGCTTCGTTAGTTCCTATTGTTGGAGGGATTCTACTCACTTCTATCACGGAGCTTAGCTTCAACATGTTTGGATTTTCTGCTGCTTTATTTGGTTGTCTTGCTACCTCGACAAAGACCATCCTTGCTGAGTCTCTTCTACATGGTTACAAATTTGATAG CATAAACACAGTGTATTACATGGCTCCATTTGCAACTATGATCTTGGCAGTACCTGCACTGCTAATTGAAGGATCAGATCTTATAATATGGTTACAATCTCATACATCCATTGTCCCATCCCTTACCATAATCTTTGGTTCTGGAGTACTTGCTTTCTGCCTTAACTTCTCTATCTTTTACGTCATCCATTCCACAACTGCAGTTACATTCAATGTCGCTGGAAATCTTAAG tTGCAATTACATTTTCATGGCTAA
- the LOC124927540 gene encoding UDP-galactose transporter 1-like isoform X1 — protein MDEGRLCQWTAVRSILAILQWWGFNVTVIIMNKWIFQILDFKFPLTVSCIHFICSSAGAYLVIKILKLKPLIVVEPEDRWRRIFPMSFVFCINIVLGNVSLRYIPVSFMQTIKSFTPATTVVLQWLFWSKHFDWRIWASLVPIVGGILLTSITELSFNMFGFSAALFGCLATSTKTILAESLLHGYKFDSINTVYYMAPFATMILAVPALLIEGSDLIIWLQSHTSIVPSLTIIFGSGVLAFCLNFSIFYVIHSTTAVTFNVAGNLKVAVAITFSWLIFRNPISVSNAIGCGITLVGCMFYGYVRHMLSQQTLGTPPRTPHTPKNLRELIPLVNSDKIDDQV, from the exons ATGGACGAGGGACGGTTGTGTCAGTGGACGGCAGTTCGATCCATTCTAGCCATCCTTCAGTGGTGGGGGTTCAATGTCACTGTTATCATCATGAACAAATGGATCTTTCAG ATACTGGATTTTAAGTTTCCTTTAACTGTATCATGTATACACTTCATATGCTCCTCCGCTGGTGCATACTTagtgataaaaatattgaagCTTAAGCCATTGATAGTAGTTGAACCTGAAGATCGATGGAGAAGAATCTTCCCGATGTCATTTGTTTTCTGTATTAACATAGTTTTGGGAAATGTTAGCCTGCGCTACATCCCCGTTTCCTTTATGCAGACCATAAAGTCATTTACTCCAGCAACAACAG TTGTATTACAGTGGCTATTTTGGAGTAAGCACTTTGACTGGAGGATATGGGCTTCGTTAGTTCCTATTGTTGGAGGGATTCTACTCACTTCTATCACGGAGCTTAGCTTCAACATGTTTGGATTTTCTGCTGCTTTATTTGGTTGTCTTGCTACCTCGACAAAGACCATCCTTGCTGAGTCTCTTCTACATGGTTACAAATTTGATAG CATAAACACAGTGTATTACATGGCTCCATTTGCAACTATGATCTTGGCAGTACCTGCACTGCTAATTGAAGGATCAGATCTTATAATATGGTTACAATCTCATACATCCATTGTCCCATCCCTTACCATAATCTTTGGTTCTGGAGTACTTGCTTTCTGCCTTAACTTCTCTATCTTTTACGTCATCCATTCCACAACTGCAGTTACATTCAATGTCGCTGGAAATCTTAAG gttgcagtTGCAATTACATTTTCATGGCTAATATTCCGAAATCCTATATCCGTCTCGAACGCTATTGGATGTGGGATCACACTTGTTGGGTGTATGTTTTATGGGTATGTAAGGCACATGCTTTCCCAACAGACACTAGGAACGCCTCCCCGGACTCCACACACTCCCAAGAACTTGAGGGAGTTGATTCCGCTTGTGAACAGCGATAAAATAGATGACCAGGTATGA